In Sebastes umbrosus isolate fSebUmb1 chromosome 15, fSebUmb1.pri, whole genome shotgun sequence, the genomic window atagtatatacagtGCACAACCTGAAGTAGATTCCCAGCTGGAGCACATGAAGAAGCGCGAGCTGGCTCCTGCTCAGGCATTTCTCGACCTTTGTCTGCCTCTCGGAGCCCTCGTCGCTGTACCAGAGCCAGCTGAATGCCTGAACGAGAAAGGACGAGCCCAGGAGGAGCAGCACCAGAATACCGAGGCTCACGTAGGCTTTTTCCTGGTAGAAAGTCACAACGGCATATATGTCCAGCACTATGTCGAGCAGCAGGAACAGCAGACCCACACAAATGAAGAGGAAGTCCACGCGGGAGTACTTGAACAAACCCATAGTGTCTGTCAAACTAAAGTTCTCATATCCCCTTCAACCGGCTGCTTCTAGTGCGGAGACATACTTCAGGACAAAGCTGTTAACCACTTGTTAACTTAAGAAGACACACAACCGAAAGTTGGCACAGAGCAAAGGTTCACTGTTGAAATACTTTGTAACCCCTCCTACAGGgttacataacattttaaagGCATACCGTAGTAACATAATCATTCCATACAAACAACTCATATTGAAAGCTGTCAGTTTAACAATTAAGCTTTATAGTATTCCTATTTTCAAATTAAGTTACtttactgtaaaaaataaaaataaaaaaaaatagaaaaactgaGCTATAAGTCATCATAATAAATCAGATCAGTCTGTATCATgaagtgtaaaaaacaaaaaaagcacaaattaaaatacaacattGTCACCACTTTAATGATTGCACATGGCAAATGAGGTAAAATATTAACAACCAGTAGTGAccttgacttttggtttcagcAGTTTTGTTGGCAAACGagaacacagaaacaaacaatgaaCTGAAAGACGCTGAAAGTGTGAAAATACATTAACACGTAAAAAACAACTTGAATTCACTTTTAGGACACCCGAAaagatttaaaaagaacataaaCAAACAGTCTAGTGTTGAATGATGAGGATTGTCTATGTGCACGCTGATACTGAAGTAAACAGAGACGTTTGGCACATGGGACATTCAAACAAGCTAAACAAACACTGGATGAGCGAGTAAAACTACCTAACTTGTTTTGTACCTAAAGACGTCACCTGTCGTTAAATATGTACTAACAATTCTTAGTCGACATGTAAGGAATCAACCCTCGACTTGAACTTGTTTTGCACCATCAATATTATCTTGATAAAAACCTGTCAAGTGGTCTAAAACAGCTGTTTCGCAGTCagtaacaaaacacaaagattatAAAAGGAGAGCTACATTCAAAGTCCTTCAAATAGGTTCCAGTAGTAGCAGCGGTGACAACGAAACAccccaaaacacacatttagatAGCCCTTTTTGTCATGTAAAAACCTCAGAAATCCAATCTTAGTCATTTAAATTGAAAGATTAACGACATAAATTAGGACAATTTTAGACCCTTGCAAAACCCTTATAGTGTccaaaatattatgattgttattattattcaatatttattattttattttattatattatttaccttgtcaaaaaacattatatttttgtattttggaaATACAAGGTGTTcacacaacagcaacagcaacccATATGACTGTATGGTATGTATGAAAAAAGTAGTATACAAATGTTCTCCATGTGTAaagataataaaatacagtttgctttatagaaaatgtatgaaatacaACCAACACTTCACTGTGTTGGTTTAGAAATAAGCTTATCAAATTACCCCCAGCTTCAAGTACAGTTGAAATGACATTGTATACAGGCAGTGAAGTCATAACAgtcatagattttttttttaataaagttttAGTTGTGGCAGCTGTCCCTTTAATATACCTATGCTGGTATTAGGACATCGTGGCAGGGTTGCAAATCAATGAGCGGGACTTGTTTATGGCAACACTGGATTTTTATACTTGCATTAACGTGATGAAATATCTGGAATAGTAAAAACTGTTATTATCagttattattacacggctttgttgaatactcgattctgattggtcaatcacagcgttttacggtttgttatttctttatagcagaccgttgctatgtataacagaccgttgctatgggagcagttctgatctcgaactctggcggaccgtttttgtgtcaaattattgatttcttcagtaagtagatGTTTAATAAGTgcgataatgtacagctatcgggtcattgctgtgaaataaaccccttcagggcgatgcaagacccctccgtGGACCCCGACGCtaaccggctcgctgtacattatctcttacttcTAACAGTTTTTCCAGGAATGAACTATATGGTAATGTATGTATTAATGTATGATGTATGTACTGATATGAAAAGGATTTTATCCATATTGCCTACTCTTATTTTCAAGTACAGTTTTGAATGTTGAGATTGTTACATACTATTACTCCCAAAGAAGGGAACATTTGTCAGTAATGGCAGTTAGCCGTGACACAGTTAGCCGTGACACAGTTGTGTGTCACGGCTAACTGTGTCAGTTATACACAGTTGGCTGTGACACACGAAAAGTCAGACATCACAGTTGTGATGACTCCGCTCAATTTGTGCCATCAGTGTTTATGATGACTTCTTGCTTTGAGTAAAAATGAGCAGCATGGCCAGCCATCCGTTTGTTGAGGAGCTGGGCGGACGGAGTGCCGTCCTGGATGGAAAAGTCTCTGAAGGACACTTCTGCGTCGGGCAGATCATCAGGCAGTCCTGGGTCCCTCACCGGGGGCCTCCACAGCTTGGGGTGGAAGCAGCAGTAGTAGAGGGTTTTGAAGAGGAGTCCCAGGAGGTAGATGAGAGGTAGGGAGATGAGCAGAGCGAGTGCGTACGGCTCAGTCTGGACAGGATCCCTGTAACACCACCAAGTCGCCAGCAGGATTCCTCCGTCGGTGGTGATGAAGGTATGGTAGATGATGCTCCTGCCTCTGGTCTGACCCTCTGCTACATTAAACCAGCTGAAGTACCAGATGAGCCCTACGGTGGCCCGGTAGAGGCACTCCCCACCGACGCTGTCCATGAAGTCGGTCCCCTGTCGCCAGGCCcacaacacaaagacaaaccaCAGCATCAGGAAGTGGGCGGCGATGTAAGCAGACAGGACCGAGGCGAAGAGGGCGAGGGCTGCCACACGTGGGGCGATCAGCAGCAGGTTCCACAGGAAGTAGATTAAAGAGGAACACCAGCCCTGCTTGGCCTTGTCTGGGAGGAAGGAGCGCAGGGAGCGGTGGTAATCCAACACCATCCAGGCTATGGAGGTGGTTGATGCAGCAATGCTCAcaactgtcaaaaaaaaacagaaatcatcAGAGCAACCAAGAGGAAGTGAACACCCAACTGTGGTGTTTGTTTCCTCACCACAATCCAGGTGGAGAGTTTTTAATAACCTAAAGTGGGTCACTATCTATATCATGATTCACACATACAAACGTTATCATCATTTGCAGAAGTTTGCAGGGTGGAAGTAAATGGAACTAAAAGAGAACTTACACTGAACCGTCCTGGCCTTGTTTGTGTGCAGCATGACGTAGATCATCAGGGTGAGCTGAGGAGCACTCTCGCAGAACGTCTCGATGAGCCGGAGCATGCTGAGGTCGTGTGTCAGGTAAACGGCGTACTCGGACCCTTCCTGTTTCCGCCACCAAACCCTGAAGCCTTGTCGTATGGCGGAGATGTGCCTGCGGGGATGAATACGTCAAGAGAAGGGCTATTATGACACACAGATTGTGGGAAAACTGCATCACATACCAAACCCATGCAGCTTAAACATACTCTTTTAACGGTGAATAGAAGCAATCTGACAGTCACAGCTTTTCATACCTCATTAACTCATTATCTGTGCATGTCATGCATTGAGTTCTCTTCCGAGTCACTGGTTTTACTAGTTGCCTCACctgacattttcatttgtggTCACAGCACCTGTCAAATGTTATTACCTGCTAGCTTGCCTGAACTATTCTGTTGGaatatccattttttttaaataacaggtACAGAGAGAAATACTCCTGCAGCGAAGGTGCTTGTTCCCAGGGTGCTTTACTTCAGTTTTGTCAatattaaagtgtgtttgcGTGATGCAAACACCTTTTGATTCcttctgcaggaaggacagctggaaaCACCGAacactg contains:
- the xkr8.3 gene encoding XK-related protein 8.3; translated protein: MARGTFSNYTWIDFAFSVVGVCTFLVDWGSDVWVATEFYCQGDLLWFGVLVGLMVLSSVVVQMFSWFWFQYDRELPGFGRQAGGGGGRTGTVLFGDRVKLSCVLHVLQLGFLCRHISAIRQGFRVWWRKQEGSEYAVYLTHDLSMLRLIETFCESAPQLTLMIYVMLHTNKARTVQFVSIAASTTSIAWMVLDYHRSLRSFLPDKAKQGWCSSLIYFLWNLLLIAPRVAALALFASVLSAYIAAHFLMLWFVFVLWAWRQGTDFMDSVGGECLYRATVGLIWYFSWFNVAEGQTRGRSIIYHTFITTDGGILLATWWCYRDPVQTEPYALALLISLPLIYLLGLLFKTLYYCCFHPKLWRPPVRDPGLPDDLPDAEVSFRDFSIQDGTPSAQLLNKRMAGHAAHFYSKQEVIINTDGTN